One Gimesia sp. DNA window includes the following coding sequences:
- a CDS encoding RND transporter codes for MTDVSWTRCLAIPAIVCGLLVITGCAKSGEEAAPVAKAEEEHHEHGEEGHDHGHEHGEEGHNLHGFWCAEHGVPEEICAQCNTKLAADYQKKGDWCEEHKRPDSQCFIHHPELEEKFIAQYEAKFGEKPPARKDK; via the coding sequence ATGACTGACGTATCATGGACTCGGTGCCTGGCAATCCCAGCGATTGTGTGTGGACTTCTGGTGATCACGGGGTGTGCGAAAAGTGGAGAGGAAGCCGCTCCCGTGGCCAAGGCCGAAGAAGAACATCATGAGCATGGCGAAGAAGGGCACGATCATGGACACGAACACGGAGAAGAGGGGCATAATCTGCACGGATTCTGGTGTGCTGAGCATGGCGTTCCCGAGGAAATCTGTGCCCAGTGTAATACCAAACTCGCCGCGGATTACCAGAAGAAAGGGGACTGGTGCGAGGAGCATAAACGCCCCGATTCGCAGTGCTTCATCCATCATCCCGAACTGGAAGAAAAATTCATTGCCCAGTACGAGGCCAAGTTCGGTGAAAAACCGCCCGCACGTAAGGATAAATAA
- a CDS encoding thioredoxin domain-containing protein, translating to MTGCQNAASDPSYSSLPEVTDSNFQQSVLEEDQPVLVEFWAPWCRPCIEMIPLLEEVSEQFAGRVKILRMRIDENPATAAKYEIDAPPAFLLFNEGKVFNRRLGKQTQAQLTRLIEKVCAETASTTEK from the coding sequence ATGACTGGCTGCCAGAATGCCGCTTCAGATCCGTCTTACTCCAGTTTGCCTGAGGTTACTGATTCGAATTTTCAACAGTCGGTCCTGGAGGAGGATCAGCCAGTGCTGGTGGAATTCTGGGCTCCCTGGTGCCGCCCCTGTATCGAGATGATCCCCCTCCTGGAAGAGGTGTCAGAACAATTTGCGGGACGCGTGAAGATTCTCAGAATGCGCATCGACGAGAACCCGGCTACTGCTGCCAAATATGAAATCGACGCGCCCCCCGCGTTCCTTCTCTTTAACGAGGGGAAGGTCTTCAATCGCCGACTCGGGAAACAAACACAAGCACAACTGACGAGACTCATAGAGAAAGTCTGCGCAGAAACTGCCTCGACTACTGAAAAATGA
- a CDS encoding heavy metal translocating P-type ATPase: protein MSQETNELVFKIQDMDCAEEVTILKKVIGPLVGGEEHLFFDILNRRMTITSNEQTVSRDEIIVAVKQTGMRAEPWDAEKKTDSASFWSRHGRTVVTSLSGAMLGTAFLTHVFLADSFGAALGAEEAAKGIIPLPVRIQYLVAIVTGIWFVLPKAWFALKRLRPDMNLLMCVAVIGALLIDEWFEAAAVAFLFALSQLLEAWSVGRARRAVAALMDLSPTIAHVRDADGNENTVPAESVSVGTTFLIRPGEKVPLDGTVLKGTSEVNQAPITGESVPVDKQAADELFAGTINGDGLLEAECTKPAENTVLAQIIRMVGEAQSRRSPSELWVEKFARVYTPIVMALALLVLLGLPVLLQVSWHNAMYRALLLLVIACPCALVISTPVSIVAALAAAARNGVLIKGGVFVETPSRLRALALDKTGTLTRGKPVVTKIVPLNGHAESELLERAAALESHSNHPLALAILEAAEEQQIVYEMADNYQIIQGKGATGTLKGREFWLGSHRYLEERIEDTSAVHEQLEVLSNSGQTVVVVGDESHVCGFIALADRVRETSAEVIRELHASGIEELVMLTGDNQGTARAVADEVGMDQVYAELLPEDKLRIIETLVDDYEHVAMVGDGVNDAPAMGRSSLGIAMGAAGSDVAIESADIALMTDDLTKIPWLIGHSHKALGIIRQNIIFALSIKVLFVILMVLNHASLWAAIAADMGASLLVIFNGLRLLQLPAENKQSN, encoded by the coding sequence ATGAGTCAGGAAACAAACGAACTTGTCTTCAAAATCCAGGATATGGATTGTGCCGAGGAAGTCACCATTTTAAAAAAGGTAATCGGTCCCCTGGTGGGAGGTGAAGAACACCTGTTCTTTGATATCCTTAATCGCAGGATGACGATCACCTCCAACGAGCAGACGGTTTCCCGGGACGAAATCATCGTCGCCGTTAAGCAGACCGGCATGCGGGCTGAGCCCTGGGATGCTGAGAAAAAAACAGACTCTGCTTCCTTCTGGTCGCGTCACGGAAGAACCGTGGTTACCAGTCTCAGTGGTGCCATGCTGGGCACCGCATTCCTGACACACGTATTTCTAGCAGACAGCTTCGGAGCCGCCCTGGGAGCGGAAGAAGCCGCCAAAGGGATAATTCCACTACCGGTCCGCATTCAGTATCTGGTGGCAATCGTCACCGGAATCTGGTTCGTGCTGCCCAAAGCCTGGTTCGCTCTGAAACGTTTACGCCCCGACATGAATCTGCTGATGTGCGTGGCGGTGATCGGTGCACTGCTCATTGATGAGTGGTTTGAAGCTGCTGCGGTGGCATTCCTGTTCGCTCTTTCTCAACTGCTCGAAGCCTGGAGTGTCGGCAGGGCACGCAGGGCGGTCGCCGCACTCATGGATCTCTCCCCCACTATTGCCCATGTGCGTGATGCAGACGGAAATGAAAATACAGTCCCGGCGGAATCCGTCTCGGTCGGTACCACATTTCTGATTCGTCCCGGTGAAAAAGTTCCACTGGATGGCACAGTGCTCAAAGGCACTAGTGAAGTCAATCAGGCACCGATCACTGGTGAATCGGTGCCCGTCGATAAACAGGCAGCAGACGAACTGTTTGCTGGCACGATCAATGGAGATGGACTCCTTGAAGCTGAATGTACCAAGCCGGCGGAAAATACAGTCCTGGCACAGATTATCCGTATGGTGGGAGAAGCCCAGTCCCGCCGCTCTCCTTCTGAACTCTGGGTGGAGAAATTCGCCAGAGTCTACACGCCCATCGTGATGGCACTCGCGCTGCTGGTTCTCCTCGGCCTCCCAGTGCTCCTTCAGGTCAGCTGGCACAATGCCATGTATCGTGCTCTGCTGCTGCTGGTCATCGCCTGCCCCTGTGCTTTGGTGATATCCACTCCGGTCAGTATCGTCGCTGCCCTGGCGGCAGCCGCCCGCAACGGTGTGCTTATCAAAGGAGGCGTGTTTGTGGAAACGCCCTCCCGTCTGCGGGCACTCGCATTAGACAAAACCGGAACACTAACTCGGGGGAAGCCGGTCGTCACGAAAATCGTTCCCCTCAATGGCCATGCCGAATCGGAACTGTTGGAACGGGCAGCCGCCCTGGAATCGCACAGTAATCATCCCCTCGCGCTGGCCATCCTGGAAGCGGCGGAGGAACAGCAGATCGTATATGAAATGGCCGACAACTATCAGATCATCCAGGGAAAAGGAGCCACCGGGACTTTGAAAGGCCGAGAGTTCTGGCTGGGATCACATCGCTACCTGGAAGAACGGATCGAAGATACTTCCGCAGTCCACGAGCAGCTGGAAGTTCTCTCCAATAGCGGTCAGACCGTGGTGGTAGTTGGAGATGAATCGCATGTCTGCGGCTTCATCGCCTTAGCAGATCGCGTGCGGGAGACTTCAGCTGAAGTCATTCGCGAGCTGCACGCATCCGGAATCGAAGAGCTCGTCATGCTCACTGGAGACAACCAGGGTACCGCCCGCGCCGTTGCTGACGAAGTCGGCATGGATCAGGTATATGCAGAGCTGTTGCCGGAAGACAAGCTCCGCATCATTGAAACACTCGTCGATGATTACGAGCATGTCGCCATGGTGGGAGACGGTGTCAACGATGCCCCGGCGATGGGACGCTCCAGCCTGGGCATTGCCATGGGAGCCGCAGGCAGTGATGTCGCCATCGAATCGGCAGACATCGCCCTGATGACCGATGACCTGACAAAAATCCCGTGGCTGATCGGTCATTCCCATAAGGCTCTGGGCATTATACGTCAGAACATCATCTTCGCTCTGAGCATCAAGGTCCTGTTCGTGATTCTGATGGTCTTGAACCACGCCTCGCTCTGGGCCGCCATCGCCGCCGACATGGGCGCGTCCCTGCTTGTCATTTTCAACGGCCTGCGACTGCTTCAGCTTCCCGCAGAAAACAAACAGTCCAACTGA
- a CDS encoding metalloregulator ArsR/SmtB family transcription factor, with product MLETQAAAEVLKAFSHPTRLSILQELLAGPKCVTDMEELLPARQANISQHLGVLRHAKLVDYAQDGALRCYYLSRPRLVKDMLALVGRDEPIVKRTPEEIQAHKSRLEKARQREKSAKSSGNTRQQATQ from the coding sequence ATGCTGGAAACACAGGCAGCAGCAGAAGTATTAAAGGCCTTTTCCCATCCCACAAGACTGTCCATCCTGCAGGAACTGCTGGCAGGTCCTAAATGTGTAACGGACATGGAAGAGCTGTTACCGGCACGACAGGCAAACATCTCACAGCATCTGGGTGTGCTGCGGCATGCAAAGCTGGTTGATTATGCCCAGGACGGCGCACTCCGCTGCTATTATCTGTCTCGTCCTCGACTGGTCAAAGACATGTTGGCGTTAGTCGGCCGAGACGAGCCTATCGTAAAACGGACACCTGAAGAAATTCAGGCCCATAAATCGCGACTGGAAAAAGCCCGCCAGCGGGAAAAAAGTGCAAAGTCCTCAGGAAACACTCGTCAGCAGGCGACACAATGA
- a CDS encoding cysteine desulfurase family protein, which yields MKEQIYLDFNATTPLADQVAEAMKPYLREAHGNPSSLHWAGFPARDAIEKARSQVASLLSCDATEIVFTSGGSEANNQALKGIYFARNSDISAPHFITSQIEHPAILEPCHFLQSLGAELTCVPVDGQGLVDPVDVRRAIRKNTVLISVMHANNEVGTIQPIEEIAAIARENGIPCHTDAAQSVGKIPVDVDALGVDLLTVAGHKLYGPKGVGALYVSEGLELEPLMHGAGHEAGRRAGTENILEIVGLGTACDLARQALEQTQSRELRDDFWQKLKSAFGDNVVLNGHPELHLPNTLNVSFPGHIGGEILARLPWLAASTGSACHAGSVEISPVLAAMGVSQEIGLGAVRFSLGRTTTQAEIDQVLEGLIQIMAKSAEQ from the coding sequence ATGAAAGAGCAGATCTATCTGGATTTCAACGCAACGACACCCCTGGCAGATCAGGTTGCCGAGGCGATGAAGCCATATCTGCGCGAGGCACACGGTAATCCATCCAGCCTGCATTGGGCAGGTTTCCCGGCTCGTGATGCGATTGAAAAAGCCCGTTCACAGGTCGCGTCGCTGTTAAGCTGTGATGCGACGGAAATTGTGTTTACTTCCGGCGGAAGTGAGGCTAATAACCAGGCGTTGAAAGGAATCTATTTCGCGAGAAATTCTGATATTTCAGCTCCTCACTTTATAACCAGTCAGATCGAACATCCAGCGATACTTGAGCCCTGCCATTTTCTGCAGTCATTGGGGGCTGAGCTGACCTGTGTACCCGTTGACGGTCAGGGGCTGGTCGATCCGGTCGACGTACGACGGGCGATCCGAAAAAACACGGTTCTGATTTCAGTCATGCACGCGAACAATGAAGTCGGCACAATCCAGCCGATTGAAGAGATTGCAGCAATCGCCAGGGAAAATGGAATCCCCTGTCACACAGACGCCGCTCAGTCAGTCGGAAAGATTCCGGTCGACGTGGATGCACTGGGCGTCGATTTGCTGACTGTTGCTGGACACAAGCTCTATGGGCCCAAGGGAGTGGGAGCGTTGTATGTAAGCGAAGGGTTAGAGCTGGAGCCACTCATGCATGGAGCAGGGCATGAAGCCGGTCGCCGAGCCGGGACAGAAAATATTCTGGAGATCGTCGGACTGGGAACTGCCTGCGATCTCGCCCGGCAGGCCCTGGAGCAAACACAGAGCAGGGAACTCCGCGATGATTTCTGGCAGAAGCTGAAGTCCGCATTCGGTGATAATGTTGTGCTGAATGGCCATCCGGAACTCCATTTGCCGAACACACTCAACGTCAGTTTCCCTGGTCATATCGGGGGAGAAATATTAGCTCGACTCCCCTGGCTGGCAGCATCCACAGGTTCAGCCTGTCACGCAGGGAGCGTGGAGATCAGCCCGGTACTGGCAGCGATGGGAGTCTCACAAGAGATCGGTCTGGGGGCCGTCCGATTCAGCCTGGGACGCACTACCACTCAAGCCGAAATTGATCAAGTCCTGGAAGGGCTGATCCAGATCATGGCCAAGAGTGCAGAACAATAA
- a CDS encoding rhodanese-like domain-containing protein, with amino-acid sequence MNAMKPLQLALFTAGLLVNTLSGAEPTDDSLATVKKNVEKDKAVLVDVREKGEWDNGHIAGATFLPLSELRNGISKSALAKRISKDQIIYTHCAVGIRSCRAADYLLKHGYDVRPLKPGYKDLVAAGFKKAKE; translated from the coding sequence ATGAATGCTATGAAACCGTTACAGCTGGCTCTGTTCACCGCAGGATTACTCGTGAACACATTGAGCGGCGCAGAGCCTACCGATGATTCGCTGGCGACAGTCAAAAAAAATGTAGAGAAGGACAAAGCGGTCCTCGTGGACGTGCGTGAGAAGGGGGAGTGGGACAATGGTCACATCGCAGGTGCGACCTTTCTTCCACTTAGTGAATTGCGTAATGGAATCTCTAAATCTGCATTAGCAAAGAGGATTTCCAAAGATCAGATCATCTATACGCATTGTGCCGTCGGGATTCGCTCCTGCAGAGCAGCGGACTACCTGTTGAAACACGGCTACGACGTGCGTCCACTCAAACCTGGCTATAAGGATCTGGTTGCGGCCGGATTTAAGAAGGCCAAAGAATAA
- a CDS encoding DsrE family protein, with product MASYLVILNGPPYGNEHSYNGLRLAGSLVRKAGNEVKVFLLGDAAACARSGQKVPQGYYNLELMLQQFHKHGGEVGVCASCMDARAVTEDELIKGCQRSSLDELTNWTMDADKVLVF from the coding sequence ATGGCAAGCTATCTGGTCATTCTCAATGGACCACCCTATGGCAACGAGCATTCTTACAATGGTCTCCGGCTTGCCGGCAGTCTCGTTCGGAAGGCGGGAAACGAGGTGAAAGTCTTTCTCCTGGGAGATGCTGCAGCGTGTGCCAGGTCAGGTCAGAAAGTCCCGCAGGGATACTACAATCTGGAACTCATGTTGCAGCAGTTTCATAAGCATGGGGGAGAGGTAGGTGTCTGTGCATCCTGCATGGATGCACGGGCCGTCACCGAGGATGAACTCATCAAAGGTTGTCAGCGCAGCAGTCTGGACGAACTTACGAACTGGACCATGGACGCCGACAAGGTACTCGTTTTCTAA
- a CDS encoding sterol desaturase family protein, with translation MDNVEPTTVVIVRLACFLSILIGMAVWELFVPRRKLVAGKPWRWTSNLSLVVLNGTLVRIFIPVTAVAAAMYAGDHEYGLFYIVDWPFWLEVLLALIAFGLAIYLQHVMFHAVPLFWRLHMAHHADLDFDVTTGLRFHTLEILLSSLIKLSVVLVLGPPVIAVVAFEILLNATSMFNHSNIKLPKQFDRLLRWFVVTPDMHRVHHSVIHRETNSNFGFNLPWWDYLLGTYRPQPQEGHELMEVGVTTFTDERQVDRLPGMLLLPFHRGTSGLLHTDKAGHSQPTGDRNPERGLSDDNSRGALDDKEIRSVS, from the coding sequence ATGGATAATGTAGAGCCTACAACAGTGGTCATCGTCAGACTGGCCTGTTTCCTGTCGATCCTGATCGGGATGGCGGTCTGGGAGCTGTTTGTACCTCGACGAAAGTTGGTGGCTGGCAAGCCCTGGCGCTGGACCAGTAATCTCAGCCTGGTGGTACTGAATGGAACGCTGGTTCGAATCTTCATTCCAGTTACGGCTGTCGCGGCAGCAATGTATGCTGGTGACCATGAATACGGTCTGTTTTACATCGTCGACTGGCCGTTCTGGCTGGAGGTCTTGCTGGCCCTGATTGCCTTCGGCCTGGCAATCTATCTTCAGCATGTGATGTTCCACGCCGTGCCCCTGTTCTGGCGTCTGCACATGGCACATCATGCGGACCTGGACTTTGATGTGACCACCGGACTGCGATTTCATACCCTGGAAATTCTGCTCTCATCCCTGATTAAATTGTCCGTAGTGCTGGTACTCGGCCCACCCGTCATTGCGGTCGTTGCCTTTGAAATTCTGCTGAACGCAACCAGCATGTTCAACCACAGTAATATAAAATTACCGAAACAGTTTGATCGGTTATTGAGGTGGTTCGTCGTCACTCCCGACATGCATCGGGTGCACCACTCGGTCATCCACCGAGAGACAAACAGTAACTTCGGTTTTAATCTGCCGTGGTGGGATTACCTTTTAGGAACCTACCGTCCGCAACCGCAAGAGGGCCATGAACTGATGGAAGTCGGCGTGACGACTTTCACCGATGAACGGCAGGTTGACCGCCTGCCAGGCATGTTGCTGCTGCCCTTTCACCGTGGTACATCAGGTCTGTTGCACACAGACAAGGCGGGACACAGTCAACCAACTGGTGACAGGAATCCGGAACGTGGTTTGTCGGATGACAATTCTAGAGGAGCCCTTGATGATAAGGAGATAAGAAGCGTTTCCTGA
- a CDS encoding helicase-related protein, translating to MVRLEEITKDATVKGILANAAVKIIDAKLIGSNALKVVYEAPDGATDQEILYRDREPTLELVESGRPWSFTGDGNLFRLASEALRIQLAYLFDPVLAVHSSLVEPLPHQITAVYEEMLTRQPLRFLLADDPGAGKTIMAGLLIKELIVRGDLKRCMIVAPGNLVEQWQDELSDKFQLPFEIMTNDKFESAYSGNWFLENDLVICRLDKLSRNESIQDKLKVTDWDLIVVDEAHKMSASLFGGEVKETKRHKLGLLLRELTRHFLLMSATPHNGKEEDFQLFMRLLDSDRFEGSYDPARHSCDASDMMRRMVKEDLLKFDETRLFPERKAYTVDYKLSDTEETLYAEVTEYVRKEFDRAKALENDGRKGTVGFALTILQRRLASSPEAIFQSLRRRRERLESRREEVKLLKRGGAAQIDFDKSLPLLESDDDVEDFEDRPGEEFEDAEENILDQATAAQTISELELEIERLKELENLAGAVRSSGKDKKWEQLSSLLQENEHMFDEHGNRRKLVIFTEHRDTLGYLQDRITNLLGIPEAVVTISGGMLREYRKDAQDRFTQDKETLVMIATDAAGEGINLQQAHLMVNYDLPWNPNRLEQRFGRIHRIGQTKVCHLWNLVAGDTREGDVFRRLLEKLDVERDALGGAVFDVLGKAIEGRRLRDLLQEAILYGNQPDVKAKLKEKVEGALDHARLRELIEDRSLEHESMDTSRVREIRAKMERANARRLQPYFIASFFRDAFAHLGGKLKERENKRFEISHVPADIRNRDRQIGTRNKVQRKYERITFDKSLINVEGQRQAAFVCPGHPLLDTCIDLILERYRDLLKQGAILIDETNSSEDVSALFYLEHTIQDGRITGNGVRRAVSRQLQFVAIDRQDNVHSAGYAPYLDYRPATEEEGNAIQPLLDEEWLTRDMEELAIEYAISELVPRHVREMRGQKDALIDKTKRAVTERLTKEYMHWDNRAQQLKAQEEAGKTPRLNSRRAEQRADDLQARLKKRLDELEQEKQLSPKAPIVVGGALVVSAEKLRKLSGLPEISETIQTRETKRVEGVAMKAVMDAEAALGHSPHDISKDNRGYDIESVDGQTGRLRFIEVKGRVVGADTVTITRNEIVTGINSSTSFILAIVQVDGEKALPPLYVRTPFEREPDFDITSVNYKLNEMLQRGAPPA from the coding sequence ATGGTCCGATTGGAAGAAATCACGAAGGACGCGACCGTTAAAGGCATTCTCGCCAATGCGGCTGTGAAGATCATCGACGCGAAGCTGATCGGCTCAAATGCGTTGAAGGTTGTCTACGAAGCACCCGATGGGGCGACTGATCAAGAAATCCTGTACCGTGATCGCGAGCCAACATTGGAACTTGTTGAATCTGGTCGACCGTGGAGCTTCACTGGGGATGGCAATCTCTTTCGTCTCGCCTCCGAGGCGTTGCGTATCCAGCTTGCGTATCTTTTTGACCCGGTGCTAGCGGTTCACTCTTCACTGGTCGAACCGTTACCGCATCAGATTACCGCGGTTTATGAAGAGATGCTAACGCGGCAGCCTCTGCGTTTTTTGCTTGCCGATGATCCTGGAGCAGGAAAGACGATCATGGCCGGCCTACTGATCAAAGAGCTGATCGTTCGCGGCGACCTCAAACGCTGTATGATCGTTGCACCGGGGAATCTAGTCGAGCAATGGCAAGACGAACTCAGCGACAAGTTCCAACTACCTTTCGAAATCATGACTAACGACAAGTTCGAGTCGGCCTACAGCGGCAACTGGTTTTTGGAAAACGACTTGGTTATTTGCCGCCTCGACAAGCTTAGCCGAAATGAGTCAATTCAGGACAAACTAAAGGTTACGGACTGGGATCTGATTGTCGTTGACGAAGCTCATAAGATGTCCGCTTCTCTATTTGGTGGTGAGGTTAAGGAAACCAAACGGCACAAGCTCGGGTTACTCCTACGAGAATTGACAAGGCACTTCCTGCTGATGTCCGCCACTCCTCACAACGGCAAGGAAGAAGATTTTCAGTTGTTTATGCGGCTACTCGACAGTGATCGTTTCGAAGGTTCATACGATCCAGCACGTCACAGTTGTGACGCCAGCGACATGATGCGGAGGATGGTGAAAGAAGATCTGCTGAAGTTCGACGAAACACGACTATTCCCGGAACGAAAAGCTTATACTGTCGATTACAAGTTGAGCGATACCGAAGAAACCCTGTATGCGGAAGTGACAGAGTATGTTCGCAAGGAGTTTGACCGTGCGAAGGCTCTTGAAAATGATGGGCGAAAAGGAACGGTCGGCTTTGCGTTGACGATTCTTCAAAGACGTCTCGCATCGTCACCTGAAGCAATCTTCCAGTCGCTGCGCCGTCGGCGCGAGCGTCTCGAAAGTCGTCGCGAGGAGGTTAAGTTGCTGAAACGCGGAGGGGCGGCACAGATCGATTTTGATAAGAGTCTGCCATTACTCGAATCAGACGATGACGTTGAAGATTTCGAGGATCGACCAGGAGAAGAATTCGAGGATGCAGAGGAGAACATCCTCGATCAGGCGACCGCAGCGCAAACCATCTCTGAACTCGAATTGGAAATTGAACGACTCAAAGAGCTGGAAAATTTAGCAGGTGCCGTTCGCAGCAGCGGGAAAGATAAGAAGTGGGAGCAATTATCCTCGCTGCTTCAAGAAAATGAGCACATGTTTGATGAGCATGGGAATCGTCGTAAGCTAGTAATTTTCACTGAACATCGTGACACACTAGGCTATCTGCAAGATCGAATCACGAATTTGTTGGGAATACCGGAAGCTGTGGTAACGATCAGCGGCGGCATGCTGCGCGAATATCGCAAGGATGCTCAGGATCGATTCACACAAGACAAAGAAACGTTGGTCATGATCGCCACAGATGCTGCTGGGGAAGGTATCAACCTGCAGCAAGCACACTTAATGGTCAACTACGACCTGCCGTGGAACCCGAACCGACTGGAGCAGCGATTCGGACGAATCCACCGTATAGGACAAACTAAGGTTTGCCATCTTTGGAATCTTGTTGCCGGTGACACTCGCGAAGGTGATGTCTTTCGTAGACTACTCGAAAAGCTCGATGTAGAGCGCGACGCGTTAGGTGGAGCCGTCTTCGATGTACTCGGAAAGGCTATCGAGGGTCGTCGGCTACGTGACCTTCTCCAGGAAGCAATTCTGTATGGCAACCAGCCGGATGTCAAAGCCAAGCTGAAGGAAAAGGTCGAAGGCGCACTAGATCATGCTCGTTTGCGGGAACTGATCGAGGACCGCTCACTGGAACATGAGTCGATGGACACTTCGCGAGTGCGAGAAATTCGAGCCAAGATGGAACGCGCGAACGCGAGGCGATTGCAGCCTTACTTCATCGCTTCGTTCTTCCGCGACGCGTTTGCGCATCTAGGCGGAAAGCTAAAGGAGCGAGAGAACAAGAGGTTTGAAATCTCGCACGTGCCAGCGGATATTCGCAACCGGGACCGGCAAATTGGAACTCGCAATAAAGTGCAACGAAAGTACGAACGGATCACGTTCGACAAGTCTCTCATCAATGTCGAAGGTCAGCGGCAGGCCGCCTTCGTCTGTCCAGGACATCCGCTACTCGACACCTGCATCGACCTGATCTTGGAGAGATACCGCGATCTGCTTAAGCAAGGTGCGATTCTCATCGATGAAACTAATTCATCCGAGGATGTTAGCGCCTTGTTCTACCTTGAGCACACGATTCAGGATGGTCGGATAACAGGAAACGGTGTTCGTCGTGCCGTCAGCCGTCAGTTACAGTTCGTAGCAATCGATCGCCAAGACAATGTCCATTCTGCCGGATATGCGCCATACCTTGATTACCGACCGGCGACAGAAGAGGAGGGCAACGCTATCCAGCCGCTTCTCGACGAGGAATGGCTGACGCGAGATATGGAAGAGCTGGCGATTGAGTACGCCATCTCCGAACTTGTTCCTCGCCATGTCCGGGAAATGCGTGGACAAAAAGACGCGCTGATCGACAAAACAAAGCGGGCCGTCACTGAACGGCTCACAAAGGAATACATGCACTGGGATAACCGGGCGCAGCAACTAAAAGCTCAAGAAGAAGCGGGTAAGACTCCTAGGCTGAATTCTCGAAGGGCCGAGCAACGAGCCGATGACTTGCAGGCACGGCTGAAGAAACGACTGGATGAACTGGAACAAGAAAAGCAACTTTCTCCTAAAGCTCCAATAGTCGTGGGGGGAGCTCTAGTCGTTTCGGCTGAAAAGCTGCGAAAGCTTAGCGGCTTGCCAGAGATATCGGAAACGATTCAAACCCGCGAAACGAAACGAGTCGAGGGAGTCGCTATGAAAGCGGTCATGGATGCTGAAGCAGCATTAGGCCACTCCCCGCATGATATCAGCAAGGATAACCGCGGTTACGACATTGAATCCGTCGATGGACAAACCGGGCGATTGCGGTTCATAGAAGTGAAGGGGCGTGTTGTTGGGGCCGACACAGTGACGATCACGCGCAACGAAATTGTCACTGGAATTAACTCCTCAACGAGTTTCATTCTGGCAATCGTCCAGGTTGATGGCGAGAAGGCGTTACCCCCTCTCTATGTGCGAACTCCGTTTGAACGCGAACCTGACTTTGATATCACAAGCGTTAACTATAAGCTGAATGAGATGCTTCAGCGGGGAGCCCCACCCGCATGA